The Dioscorea cayenensis subsp. rotundata cultivar TDr96_F1 unplaced genomic scaffold, TDr96_F1_v2_PseudoChromosome.rev07_lg8_w22 25.fasta BLBR01000810.1, whole genome shotgun sequence genome includes a window with the following:
- the LOC120255061 gene encoding uncharacterized protein LOC120255061, giving the protein MASGGHTPQPPPSHPSPPSWAQIASKVTSTQETSPLYNPAILNKLKESTSEFIKLDNDTLNRARLRFQHSLFGKFFGKPPLFEQVKIFLLKKWENIGEVLISDLPNGFILIRCPNDNVLQRLLSEGPWTINGIILQLSPWRPYFEPSFTKLTTAAIWIQLHNLPIEFWSGDTLETVSSHLRRLLKIDELTLSLTRTKYARICLELDLSKLLSKGFWLGDDIHRVFVVVQYERLPTFCYSCGVIGHGSSSP; this is encoded by the coding sequence atggcaagcgggggccATACTCCCCAGCCTCCTCCATCCCATCCCTCCCCTCCTTCTTGGGCTCAAATTGCCTCCAAGGTTACATCCACCCAAGAAACCTCTCCCCTGTACAATCCTGCGATTCTCAACAAACTAAAAGAATCTACTTCAGAGTTCATTAAACTGGACAATGATACCTTGAATCGAGCTCGCCTTCGTTTCCAACACTCACTCTTTGGGAAGTTTTTTGGTAAACCTCCTCTGTTTGAACAAGTGAAGATCTTTCTcttgaagaaatgggagaaCATTGGGGAAGTTCTGATCTCGGATTTACCTAATGGCTTCATCCTTATTCGTTGTCCTAATGATAATGTTTTACAGCGCCTTCTCTCTGAAGGTCCTTGGACCATCAATGGTATTATCTTGCAGCTATCTCCTTGGCGCCCTTACTTCGAACCTTCTTTCACTAAGCTGACTACTGCAGCAATCTGGATCCAACTTCATAATCTTCCAATTGAATTCTGGAGTGGTGATACACTTGAAACCGTTTCCAGTCATCTTAGAAGGCTTCTGAAAATCGATGAACTCACTCTCTCTCTTACCCGAACCAAATACGCTAGAATTTGCCTTGAACTGGATCTTTCCAAACTACTCAGCAAGGGTTTTTGGCTTGGAGATGATATCCATCGTGTCTTTGTTGTGGTTCAATATGAGCGTCTTCCAACCTTTTGCTACTCCTGTGGAGTGATTGGCCATGGCTCTAGCTCCCCGTAG